The following proteins are co-located in the Sporolactobacillus pectinivorans genome:
- a CDS encoding ABC transporter permease, producing the protein MDPLNRLWSKRCSDHFQMELRYWNLIGKNSGLMFFLYAMIIIGGFYYKKWLDVLPQHFPGVLLISLILALFVVRSPIRTFMQRADLVFLLPAEAKLGSYFRKSRFYSFCLQSIVLIIVLMVCAPLYFRTGGGDGPAYFALAGVAVALKWWNIDSHWQEQSIDDVKPLKILRFTLSLLLLYATAGRFTVYSLVACAAVMLIASIFLFHRQSHTGLLNWGSLVEMEDRQALQFLRFANLFTDVPRLKHHIHARRSVSAFFPIRSFSQKGVYQQLFIKTFIRADDYFNLYIRLTVVGMLACYFINIGFYTAFVVASAVYLTGLQLFPLWMHPFPQALAGMYPVPDSLRKQSFIRLVFILLITQTVFISVAGAAGSKSLISLLLFLLAGVSVSVLFTFVYVERRVAGEIKEGN; encoded by the coding sequence ATGGATCCATTAAATCGGCTCTGGAGCAAGCGCTGTAGCGATCACTTTCAAATGGAACTGCGCTACTGGAACCTGATCGGGAAAAACAGCGGTCTGATGTTTTTTCTGTACGCAATGATTATCATCGGTGGGTTTTATTATAAAAAATGGCTGGACGTGTTACCGCAGCATTTTCCGGGTGTGCTCTTGATCAGTTTGATTTTGGCTTTATTCGTGGTACGTTCACCCATCCGCACATTCATGCAACGGGCCGATCTGGTCTTTCTTCTCCCCGCGGAGGCGAAACTCGGCTCATATTTCAGGAAAAGCCGTTTCTATAGTTTCTGTCTGCAAAGTATCGTTCTGATTATTGTGCTGATGGTATGCGCCCCGCTTTACTTCCGAACTGGCGGAGGCGATGGGCCAGCTTATTTTGCACTTGCCGGTGTTGCTGTTGCGCTGAAGTGGTGGAATATTGACAGCCATTGGCAGGAACAATCGATTGATGATGTGAAGCCGTTAAAAATTCTTCGCTTCACGTTATCTCTCCTGCTTCTTTACGCAACAGCGGGCCGATTCACGGTTTATTCTTTGGTTGCTTGCGCAGCCGTCATGCTGATTGCGTCAATTTTTCTGTTTCACCGCCAATCACATACAGGGTTGTTAAATTGGGGAAGCCTTGTTGAAATGGAAGACAGACAGGCGTTGCAGTTTCTTCGATTTGCCAATCTGTTTACCGATGTGCCACGTCTAAAACATCATATTCATGCCAGAAGATCGGTCAGCGCGTTCTTCCCGATCCGCTCCTTCAGTCAAAAGGGTGTTTATCAGCAGCTCTTTATTAAGACGTTCATTCGAGCGGATGACTATTTCAATTTATATATTCGGCTGACGGTGGTCGGCATGCTTGCCTGTTATTTTATCAATATTGGCTTTTACACGGCCTTTGTCGTCGCTTCGGCTGTTTATCTGACCGGTCTTCAGCTGTTTCCGTTGTGGATGCATCCGTTTCCGCAGGCACTGGCCGGCATGTATCCAGTGCCCGATAGTTTACGTAAACAAAGCTTTATCCGGCTCGTTTTTATTCTTTTGATTACGCAGACTGTTTTTATCAGCGTGGCAGGTGCGGCAGGATCCAAAAGCCTGATCAGCCTCCTTCTATTCCTCCTGGCGGGCGTTTCTGTTTCTGTCCTGTTTACATTTGTATATGTGGAACGTCGTGTGGCCGGAGAGATAAAAGAAGGAAATTAA
- a CDS encoding ABC transporter ATP-binding protein, producing the protein MASILSVNCLSGGYTRQHPVLHDLSFDINPGELVGLVGLNGAGKSTTIKHILGLLDPFDGEIRIGGKTIREDKLAYRQQLAYVPEMPELYEQLTLEEHLKLTAMAYHLDKKTFEERSMKLLQMFRMEKRLHWFPTHFSKGMRQKVMIMCAFLVSPDLYIVDEPFVGLDPMGIQSLLDLMVEMKREGAAILMSTHILSTAEQYCDRFIILHEGKIAAQGTLEEIRNRYGNPRASLHDIYLAVARGETAWIH; encoded by the coding sequence ATGGCTTCTATTTTATCTGTTAATTGTCTTAGCGGCGGTTACACGCGGCAGCACCCGGTCCTTCATGATCTTTCTTTTGATATAAACCCTGGTGAACTTGTCGGCCTTGTCGGCTTGAATGGGGCAGGAAAAAGCACAACGATCAAGCATATTCTTGGACTGCTGGATCCCTTTGACGGTGAAATCCGGATCGGGGGGAAAACCATAAGAGAGGACAAGCTTGCTTATCGTCAGCAGCTGGCCTATGTACCGGAAATGCCTGAACTTTATGAACAGCTGACACTTGAGGAACATCTGAAACTGACAGCCATGGCGTATCACCTGGACAAAAAAACATTTGAGGAAAGAAGCATGAAACTGCTGCAGATGTTTCGAATGGAGAAGAGGCTACACTGGTTCCCCACCCATTTTTCAAAGGGGATGCGGCAGAAAGTCATGATTATGTGTGCTTTTCTGGTTTCCCCCGATCTGTATATTGTTGACGAACCATTTGTCGGCCTGGATCCGATGGGCATCCAATCCCTGCTTGATCTGATGGTCGAAATGAAGCGGGAGGGCGCTGCCATCCTCATGTCCACGCATATTCTTTCGACAGCTGAACAGTACTGCGACCGCTTTATCATTCTTCACGAAGGAAAAATTGCGGCACAGGGGACGCTGGAAGAGATCAGGAATAGATATGGCAATCCGCGGGCATCATTGCATGACATTTATCTGGCAGTGGCAAGGGGCGAAACGGCATGGATCCATTAA
- a CDS encoding HIT family protein, with product MSEESDCIFCKIIRGEIPSAKVYEDEDVFSFLDLSQVTKGHTLIIPKVHQKDIFHLDPEIAEKLFRRVPIIAAAINDAFHPVGLNLLNNNGPLAGQSVFHYHLHLIPRYGASDTFSFSFQSHADDYTNEQRTEMAQAINKNIKK from the coding sequence ATGTCAGAAGAATCAGACTGCATTTTCTGCAAAATTATCCGTGGTGAAATCCCAAGCGCAAAGGTATACGAAGACGAAGATGTTTTTTCCTTTCTTGATTTGAGCCAGGTGACAAAGGGACATACATTAATTATTCCCAAAGTTCATCAAAAAGACATTTTTCATCTGGATCCGGAAATCGCCGAAAAATTGTTCAGGCGCGTTCCCATAATTGCTGCCGCTATCAACGATGCCTTTCATCCAGTTGGCCTGAACCTTTTGAATAACAACGGCCCTCTGGCAGGACAAAGCGTTTTCCACTATCATCTGCATCTGATTCCACGCTATGGCGCGTCAGATACTTTTTCATTCAGCTTTCAGTCACATGCGGATGACTATACCAATGAGCAGCGGACGGAAATGGCTCAGGCTATCAATAAAAATATAAAGAAATAA
- a CDS encoding tryptophan transporter — protein MKLRNLVIIAVFLAIGAVLHLIVPGFFFGMKPDLMLVMIFLSLFFFADYKSFIAIGLVAGILGALTTSMPLGQLPSVIDKFTTTVVVFLAFKLIAGKMSGLPKYITGIVLGFLGTALSGAIFVGSMIVLVHAPMPFFKFFLALVLPTAVFNAVCVAVLYPIVEKIGERSGFIRATPKPSIR, from the coding sequence ATGAAGCTTAGGAATTTAGTTATTATTGCAGTATTTTTGGCCATTGGTGCGGTGTTGCATTTGATAGTGCCGGGATTTTTCTTCGGAATGAAGCCGGACTTGATGTTAGTCATGATTTTCCTGTCATTGTTCTTCTTTGCGGATTATAAATCTTTTATTGCCATCGGGCTGGTTGCCGGGATTTTGGGGGCATTGACAACTTCAATGCCCCTTGGACAGTTGCCTTCAGTCATCGACAAGTTTACTACAACTGTTGTCGTATTCCTCGCTTTCAAGTTAATTGCCGGAAAGATGTCCGGTTTGCCAAAATATATCACTGGTATCGTGCTGGGCTTTTTGGGAACTGCATTGAGTGGGGCCATTTTTGTTGGCAGCATGATCGTTCTGGTCCATGCACCTATGCCATTCTTTAAATTTTTTCTTGCACTTGTATTACCAACGGCTGTGTTCAATGCGGTATGCGTTGCAGTCCTTTATCCAATCGTTGAAAAAATTGGTGAGCGGAGCGGATTTATCCGGGCAACACCAAAACCTTCAATCCGTTAA
- a CDS encoding YtxH domain-containing protein, which produces MGKFLSYTIGAIIGGIVGGTVVLLTTPKKGEEFRQDIKDKASSIQQPIKDAANNLSVVKDRVLALKDESVPVLKSTVSDLGSLLKEWKDDIQPYLTKIKNNVVQLEAAKEKLTNKLKTDTPEKKPGEEETPPSL; this is translated from the coding sequence ATGGGCAAATTTCTTTCATACACAATCGGCGCGATTATCGGCGGTATTGTTGGTGGAACAGTGGTGCTGCTAACAACACCCAAAAAAGGCGAGGAATTCCGGCAGGATATAAAGGACAAAGCTTCATCCATTCAACAGCCGATTAAGGATGCTGCAAATAATCTGAGTGTGGTAAAAGACCGGGTGCTGGCATTGAAGGACGAAAGTGTTCCAGTTTTAAAGTCCACTGTTTCTGATCTGGGCAGCCTGCTTAAAGAATGGAAAGACGACATTCAACCTTATCTGACAAAAATAAAAAATAATGTGGTTCAGCTGGAAGCGGCTAAAGAAAAATTAACAAATAAGTTGAAAACCGATACTCCGGAAAAGAAGCCGGGCGAAGAAGAAACCCCGCCATCGCTTTAA
- a CDS encoding aminopeptidase has product MKTFAQMLDKYAELAVKVGANVQKGQEVIVKAPVDAGELVRLVTEKAYQAGAKRVYFNWTDDGLDRLRLIYASEDVIRDYPVWKADMLEALVKRGAACIDIRTTGVGMTDGIDPHKAAIDQEVAWQALNTYYDYRMSDRVSWTILIYPTVEWAKKLFPGKIRELAVKDLWNVIFRMTRIDRDDPVQAWEDHLNTLAEKKRVLNGKKFRKLHYQAPGTDLEIAFDPAYHWDTGTSTNSNGTRFVANMPTEEVYTLPLRTGVNGTVTSTKPLNYGGTLIEKISLTFENGRIIRYEAEKGEEILKRLIETEEGSHYLGEVALVPVDSPISASGLTFYTTLFDENASCHLAIGKAYPTCLDGGTDMSREELNRHGANDSLVHVDFMVGSAELDIDGETGDGRWEPVFRKGKWVF; this is encoded by the coding sequence ATGAAAACTTTTGCTCAGATGCTGGACAAATATGCTGAGCTGGCTGTAAAAGTCGGCGCAAATGTGCAGAAGGGCCAGGAAGTGATTGTCAAAGCCCCGGTTGATGCGGGGGAACTGGTTCGGCTTGTCACAGAAAAGGCGTATCAGGCGGGCGCTAAGCGCGTTTATTTCAATTGGACAGATGACGGTCTGGATCGGCTGCGTCTCATATATGCTTCAGAAGACGTAATCCGTGATTATCCTGTTTGGAAAGCGGACATGCTTGAAGCATTGGTTAAACGTGGGGCTGCCTGTATCGACATTCGTACGACAGGCGTCGGCATGACAGATGGAATCGATCCGCACAAGGCCGCCATCGATCAGGAAGTAGCGTGGCAGGCGTTGAATACTTATTATGACTACCGCATGTCCGACAGGGTCAGCTGGACAATACTGATTTATCCGACGGTGGAATGGGCGAAGAAACTGTTTCCCGGGAAAATCAGAGAGCTGGCTGTAAAGGATCTCTGGAATGTAATTTTCAGAATGACCCGGATTGATCGTGACGATCCTGTCCAAGCCTGGGAAGATCATTTGAACACGCTGGCGGAAAAAAAGCGGGTCCTTAACGGGAAAAAATTTAGGAAACTGCACTATCAGGCACCAGGGACAGATCTGGAAATCGCCTTTGATCCCGCTTATCATTGGGATACCGGCACTTCAACAAACAGCAATGGCACAAGGTTTGTGGCCAATATGCCCACCGAAGAGGTCTACACGCTGCCATTGAGGACCGGCGTCAACGGAACAGTCACGAGTACAAAACCGCTGAATTATGGCGGAACGCTCATTGAGAAAATTTCTCTGACCTTCGAAAACGGAAGAATTATCCGGTATGAAGCGGAAAAGGGAGAAGAAATTCTCAAACGTTTGATTGAGACTGAGGAGGGCTCGCATTATCTTGGTGAAGTCGCTCTTGTGCCGGTCGATTCACCGATATCTGCGTCCGGACTGACATTTTATACGACGCTTTTTGATGAAAATGCATCCTGCCACCTGGCTATTGGCAAGGCCTATCCTACTTGCCTTGATGGCGGAACCGACATGTCGCGTGAGGAACTTAACAGGCACGGCGCCAATGATAGTCTCGTTCACGTAGATTTTATGGTCGGTTCAGCAGAACTGGACATTGATGGCGAGACTGGGGATGGCCGCTGGGAACCTGTTTTCCGAAAAGGCAAATGGGTATTCTAA
- a CDS encoding YpmS family protein, which produces MEKNRRALLRTGRKNIWRAAFLSLLILVLLTLILLFGLLTGGFSSHSPAPGIMQNSSKNAAIFTVQANKQQLETLINDQIHTDKNARLSYRVAIGDQVALNGNYRLLFTGIPFSLTFNPVVSHGDIILKESEVKLGSIRLPDKQVLSFLKAGSQFPKWVIIQPDKRQIYINLTAVQIQQGLYLQAEKIDLPKNIVSFTVHRGK; this is translated from the coding sequence TTGGAAAAAAATAGGCGGGCACTGTTAAGAACGGGAAGAAAAAATATCTGGAGGGCAGCCTTTCTGTCGCTTCTGATACTTGTATTGCTGACTTTAATTCTTTTGTTCGGACTGCTGACTGGAGGGTTTTCCAGTCATTCGCCTGCGCCGGGTATCATGCAGAATTCAAGTAAAAATGCAGCTATTTTTACTGTACAGGCGAATAAACAACAATTAGAGACATTGATTAATGATCAGATTCATACAGATAAAAATGCACGGCTATCCTACCGTGTAGCTATTGGCGATCAGGTGGCACTGAATGGAAACTATCGTCTGCTGTTTACCGGAATTCCCTTTTCCCTGACCTTTAATCCGGTTGTCAGCCATGGGGATATCATCCTTAAAGAATCGGAAGTGAAGCTGGGCAGTATAAGGCTTCCTGATAAACAGGTTCTTAGTTTTTTAAAGGCAGGGAGCCAGTTTCCAAAATGGGTGATCATTCAGCCGGACAAGCGTCAGATCTATATTAATCTGACTGCTGTTCAAATCCAGCAAGGCCTCTATCTGCAGGCTGAAAAAATTGATCTTCCAAAAAATATTGTTTCTTTTACTGTGCATCGCGGTAAATAA
- a CDS encoding peptidylprolyl isomerase: MKRLIMILAAVLVMSSLVACGNGSGDNAAVVTTNSGNITKGEFYNELKNTSGQQVLQNLVYEKILESKYNVSSKAVNAKYDQVRKTFSSQAQFDQALAQNNMTDSQFRRQIKDSLMLAKAQMAGIKVTNQALMDYYNKNKVQLTELKASHILVKTKSTADDILKQLKAGANFATLAKKYSIDTGSKAKGGELGWFKQSAMVPEFSNAAMKLKVGQISNPVYSSNDGGYHIIKLEGKRDDYNSLKSSVKDAYIASKEKSQTEVMQTLIKNADIKVQDKQFKDLFNTSASTTTTQP, encoded by the coding sequence GTGAAGAGATTAATCATGATCCTGGCCGCAGTACTTGTTATGTCAAGCCTTGTTGCCTGTGGAAATGGCAGTGGGGATAATGCTGCTGTTGTAACAACGAACAGCGGCAACATAACGAAGGGTGAATTCTACAACGAGCTGAAGAATACAAGTGGCCAGCAAGTACTTCAGAATCTTGTTTACGAAAAGATTCTTGAGAGTAAGTACAATGTTTCCAGCAAAGCGGTCAACGCGAAATATGATCAGGTCCGCAAGACATTTTCCAGCCAGGCACAATTTGATCAGGCGCTCGCGCAGAACAATATGACGGATAGCCAGTTCCGGCGTCAGATCAAAGATTCACTGATGCTGGCAAAAGCACAGATGGCCGGAATTAAAGTGACAAATCAGGCACTCATGGACTATTACAACAAAAATAAAGTCCAGCTTACAGAGTTGAAGGCAAGCCACATTCTCGTTAAAACCAAGAGCACAGCGGACGACATTCTGAAACAGCTGAAGGCCGGAGCGAACTTTGCGACGCTTGCCAAAAAGTACTCGATAGACACGGGATCAAAGGCAAAGGGCGGCGAACTTGGCTGGTTTAAGCAATCAGCAATGGTTCCTGAATTCAGCAATGCTGCCATGAAGCTGAAGGTCGGTCAGATCAGCAATCCCGTCTATTCAAGCAATGACGGCGGATACCATATCATTAAACTTGAAGGAAAAAGAGACGATTACAATTCTCTGAAATCCTCTGTCAAAGATGCATACATCGCTAGTAAAGAAAAATCTCAGACTGAAGTCATGCAGACTCTAATCAAGAATGCCGATATTAAAGTGCAGGATAAGCAGTTCAAAGATTTGTTCAATACTTCAGCGTCCACGACGACTACACAGCCGTAA
- a CDS encoding sporulation YhaL family protein — MKQAKRSLYAVALLFLLFMMQQFGMIDPIISKLESVPWWIYLIIAGILFSGYQAFSLSRQDKEIDEEWNEQQGNVFIKRMNAEKEKRRNGKNPKAMQ; from the coding sequence ATGAAACAAGCAAAACGTTCACTTTATGCGGTTGCGCTGCTTTTCTTGCTTTTCATGATGCAGCAATTCGGCATGATCGATCCCATTATCTCGAAATTGGAAAGCGTGCCCTGGTGGATCTATCTTATTATCGCCGGAATTCTTTTCAGTGGTTATCAGGCTTTTTCACTTTCCCGTCAGGACAAAGAAATTGATGAGGAGTGGAATGAGCAGCAGGGCAATGTTTTTATAAAAAGAATGAATGCGGAAAAAGAAAAACGCCGCAATGGAAAGAATCCGAAAGCCATGCAATGA
- the yhaM gene encoding 3'-5' exoribonuclease YhaM codes for MKGIAFYKEGEHVHDFLLIKSVTRGTASNGKPFLTIILQDKTGDIESKLWGSSPEDEKSYVTGAIVLAEGDITTFRGRNQFKIRNIRLKEEHEAIDKAELVMAAPLSASELEEKVTQYLFEIKNPVIQRLTRALLKKHHQAFFEYPAAVSIHHNFLSGLAFHVCCMLDMAKEVVRLYPEINSDLLYAGILLHDMGKLKELSGVTATNYTLSGNLLGHISIMVDEIGEIAKELGIDDREEVLLLQHMILSHHEHPEWGSPKPPMFKEAEILHILDDMDAKINIMTRAVRKTRPGEFSERIFAMDNRSLYRPSFDHIEDQDISDKEDK; via the coding sequence TTGAAGGGAATTGCGTTTTATAAAGAAGGAGAGCATGTCCATGATTTTTTGTTGATTAAATCAGTCACCCGGGGAACGGCGAGCAACGGAAAACCGTTTTTGACAATCATCCTTCAGGATAAGACAGGAGATATTGAATCAAAACTCTGGGGATCTTCCCCGGAAGACGAGAAAAGTTATGTAACTGGAGCAATCGTTCTTGCTGAAGGTGATATTACGACATTCAGAGGGAGAAACCAGTTCAAGATCCGGAATATCCGTTTGAAAGAAGAACATGAGGCCATTGATAAAGCAGAGCTGGTTATGGCAGCACCGCTCTCGGCTTCTGAACTAGAAGAGAAAGTGACACAATATCTTTTTGAAATTAAGAATCCGGTGATTCAGCGACTGACGCGGGCGCTTTTAAAAAAACATCATCAGGCTTTTTTTGAGTATCCCGCAGCGGTAAGCATTCATCATAATTTTCTTTCCGGCCTTGCTTTTCATGTCTGCTGCATGCTGGACATGGCCAAAGAAGTGGTCAGGCTGTATCCGGAAATCAACAGTGATTTGCTTTATGCGGGCATTCTTCTGCATGATATGGGCAAGCTGAAGGAGCTATCCGGCGTTACGGCAACAAATTACACCCTATCCGGAAATCTATTGGGGCATATCTCTATAATGGTTGATGAAATTGGAGAAATCGCTAAAGAGCTCGGAATCGACGACCGTGAAGAGGTGCTTCTGCTACAGCACATGATCCTTAGTCATCATGAGCACCCGGAATGGGGTAGCCCCAAGCCGCCTATGTTCAAAGAAGCTGAGATTCTCCACATTCTTGATGACATGGACGCAAAGATCAATATTATGACACGGGCAGTCAGAAAAACCAGGCCCGGCGAATTTTCGGAGCGTATTTTTGCCATGGATAACCGCTCGCTTTACCGCCCGTCATTCGATCATATAGAGGATCAGGACATTTCGGATAAAGAGGACAAATAA
- a CDS encoding HAMP domain-containing sensor histidine kinase, which translates to MFRLIRFKWTLTKRIWLSFALLIFLIGIIMSLVYPFMIKSALREDSYDTIEYVQSTLYQGQGNYGLGDSTAELNAQRSAKAVGNVFVDGNYHQVDGNLIKQAAIYKPMVHDMASQKSMSKRYELEYRGATLYYVISKVYTNLGNGYFVSYMWDTYPNELMQKLWTRMIYIFITVSILSLFIAFWLARYLKRPLDILGRRFEEISRLHWEKPFEWRGDEEFERLSAQFEKMRLNLIKYDQSQKVFLQQASHELKTPIMVVHSYAQSVKDRIYPKGDLDDSIDVIIHEAEQMEERVKKLLYFTRYDSLNDRKLKYQLIRFGDLALFIRERLIAQRQDISIHIEGEETIIWGDREQLQTVLENLVENGLRYAKKQLKMIAEQKKRWNIITIENDGNQIPDDEKAAMFEPFEKGSKGQFGLGLAIVRRIVRAHSGEIRAENRRNGVAFVISLPAPPEEKLPPDIDVSE; encoded by the coding sequence ATGTTTCGGCTTATTCGCTTTAAATGGACACTGACGAAACGGATCTGGCTGTCCTTTGCCCTGCTGATTTTCCTGATCGGCATCATCATGTCACTTGTTTATCCTTTCATGATCAAGAGTGCGCTGCGCGAGGATTCGTATGATACTATTGAGTATGTCCAGAGCACACTGTATCAGGGACAGGGAAATTACGGACTTGGTGATTCAACGGCTGAACTTAATGCGCAGCGTTCCGCCAAGGCGGTTGGCAATGTGTTCGTGGACGGGAATTATCACCAGGTTGACGGCAATCTGATCAAGCAGGCGGCGATCTATAAGCCGATGGTCCACGATATGGCCAGTCAAAAATCCATGTCCAAGCGGTATGAACTGGAATATCGAGGAGCTACATTATACTATGTTATAAGCAAGGTTTATACCAATTTAGGTAATGGTTATTTCGTTTCGTATATGTGGGATACTTATCCCAATGAATTGATGCAAAAGCTTTGGACACGCATGATCTATATTTTTATCACAGTTAGTATTTTAAGCCTGTTTATTGCCTTTTGGCTAGCCAGATATCTGAAACGTCCATTGGATATCCTGGGACGGCGTTTTGAAGAAATCTCAAGGCTCCATTGGGAAAAGCCTTTTGAGTGGAGAGGCGATGAAGAATTCGAACGCCTGTCCGCGCAGTTTGAGAAGATGAGGCTTAATCTGATCAAGTATGATCAATCGCAGAAAGTATTTCTTCAGCAGGCTTCCCATGAACTGAAAACACCAATCATGGTTGTGCACAGTTATGCACAATCTGTTAAAGATCGTATTTATCCAAAGGGCGATCTTGACGATTCAATCGATGTGATTATTCATGAAGCAGAGCAGATGGAAGAACGTGTGAAGAAACTGCTTTATTTTACCCGATATGATTCATTGAATGACCGGAAACTCAAGTATCAGCTGATCCGTTTTGGCGATCTTGCCCTTTTTATACGTGAGCGTCTCATAGCGCAGCGACAGGATATTTCCATTCATATTGAGGGAGAAGAAACCATAATATGGGGAGATCGGGAGCAGCTTCAGACCGTTCTTGAAAATCTGGTGGAGAACGGTTTGCGCTATGCAAAAAAACAACTGAAGATGATTGCTGAGCAAAAAAAACGCTGGAACATTATTACGATTGAAAATGATGGAAATCAAATACCGGATGATGAGAAGGCGGCGATGTTTGAACCGTTTGAAAAAGGGAGCAAAGGACAATTCGGACTTGGGTTGGCAATCGTCAGACGTATTGTCCGTGCCCACTCTGGCGAAATTCGGGCTGAAAATCGCCGGAATGGAGTAGCTTTCGTTATTTCTCTCCCCGCTCCGCCTGAAGAAAAACTCCCGCCTGATATTGACGTAAGCGAGTAA
- a CDS encoding response regulator transcription factor: MDETEFKVNLVEDEESLASILKAYMEKEGWNVSVFHTAEDAAEYMHNGVHLWILDIMLPGMSGYDLLKKIKENHSEQPVIFISARDQDLDKIIGLELGSDDYLAKPFLPKELVIRAKKLLHRVYGGGIHESRMVISKYQIDVVRRKVFDEEGTVIELTTKEFDVLLYLVENANVAKSREAILNEVWGEDYVGSDRAVDDVVRRIRRKLSRLSLETVYGSGYRVVS, translated from the coding sequence ATGGATGAAACGGAATTTAAAGTGAATCTCGTAGAAGATGAGGAAAGCCTGGCGTCCATCTTGAAAGCCTATATGGAAAAAGAAGGATGGAATGTCTCTGTTTTCCATACAGCTGAAGATGCGGCTGAATACATGCACAACGGTGTTCATTTGTGGATTCTTGATATTATGCTTCCCGGGATGTCCGGGTACGACTTACTGAAAAAAATAAAAGAGAATCATTCTGAACAGCCGGTCATTTTTATTTCAGCTCGCGATCAGGATTTGGACAAGATTATTGGCCTGGAACTTGGGAGTGATGATTATCTGGCTAAACCCTTTCTTCCAAAAGAACTGGTGATACGCGCGAAGAAGCTTCTCCATCGGGTATACGGAGGCGGTATTCACGAGAGCCGGATGGTGATCTCGAAATACCAAATAGATGTTGTCCGCCGGAAAGTGTTTGATGAAGAGGGAACAGTAATTGAACTGACAACCAAGGAGTTCGATGTACTGCTTTATCTTGTGGAAAATGCAAATGTCGCCAAATCCCGTGAAGCAATTCTGAATGAAGTCTGGGGAGAAGATTATGTCGGTTCGGACCGGGCAGTCGATGATGTTGTCCGCAGAATCAGGAGAAAGCTGAGCCGGCTTTCGCTTGAAACGGTCTATGGGTCCGGATACAGGGTAGTTTCGTGA